The genomic stretch TACAAGTACAATTATATGTTTTATTGGAAGCTCAACCAACAGTTGCTTGACGGTGGTTTGCGCCTGGCTGAAATATTAAACAATATTTTCGGGTAAATAGGTTCAGGTAAATGTAGAATTTTTAAACTATTTCAAAACATTTTTTGGAATTTCGGCAAACTTTTCTACCTTTGCCGTCCGATAAAAATTACAGTTATGGCAAGAGTATGTCAGGTTACAGGAAAAAAACCAATTGTGGGTAATAATGTTTCTCACTCAAACATTAAAACCAAGCGTCGTTTTTTACCTAATTTACAAACTAAACGTTTCTTCTTCGCAGAAGAAGACCGTTGGATTACCTTGAAATTGTCAGCAGATGCTATTCGTACTATCAATAAAAACGGATTGGCAACTGTTGTAAAACAATTGAGAGCAGAAGGTGTTAAAATCTAAGTAAGCAATTTTTAAAGTTATTATACAATGGCAAAGAAAGGAAACAGAGTTCAGGTAATTTTGGAATGCACAGAGCATAAAGCAAGCGGATTGCCCGGAACCAGCCGTTACATTACGCAGAAAAACAAAAAGAATACTGCGGAACGTTTGGAGTTGAAAAAATACAACCCAATCATGAAAAAA from Arachidicoccus sp. BS20 encodes the following:
- the rpmB gene encoding 50S ribosomal protein L28; translation: MARVCQVTGKKPIVGNNVSHSNIKTKRRFLPNLQTKRFFFAEEDRWITLKLSADAIRTINKNGLATVVKQLRAEGVKI
- the rpmG gene encoding 50S ribosomal protein L33 — encoded protein: MAKKGNRVQVILECTEHKASGLPGTSRYITQKNKKNTAERLELKKYNPIMKKVTVHKEIK